AGGGCAGAGGTGCAGGCTCGGGACATGCCGCGATTAACCTGTCCAAGTGGCTCGGGGATGTGCGTAATTTCTTCCCGGAGGATGTGGTCTCGGTCATTCAGACCGATGCGATGGAGCGCAAAGGCTGGAAGCAGCTGCTCTTCGAGCCGGAGCTGTTGGCGGCGGTGAAACCGGATATCCAGCTGGTCGGTACATTGCTGGCACTCAAGGGCAAAATCCCGGAGAAAACCAAAGATACCGCAAGAATGCTCGTCCAGGCGCTTGTGGATGAGCTGGTCAAGCTGCTGGAGACCGATATCCGCCGTGCGGTTACCGGAGCGCTTAACAAGCGGCAGCATTCTCCGCTGCCTTCACTCAGCGGGCTGGACTGGAAACGGACGATCGAGCGCAATCTGAAGCACTACGATGCCGAGCGGCGGATGATTATCCCCGAGCGCTTCTTTTATTTCGACCGGGCACGCCGCAGCAAGGAATGGACGGTCATTGTGGATATTGACCAGAGCGGCTCGATGGCCAGCTCTGTGATCTGGGCGTCGGTGATCGGCTCGATCTTCGCCAGTATCCCGGCGCTGAACACGCGTGTCGTTGCTTTTGACACCGAGGTGGTAGACTTGACGGAGCAATGTGCGAATGATCCTGTTGACATGCTCTTCGGCATCCAGCTCGGGGGCGGCACGGATATCCATAAGTCGGTGAAGTATTGCGAGCAGTTCATCGAAGAGCCGAAGAAGACATTGTTCATTATCGTATCGGACCTGTATGAGAACGGCAATCAGGCCGGGCTGGTCCGGCGGATGCGCGAGCTGCGGGAATCTGGAGTGCGGACCATGACGCTCTTGGCCCTCTCCGATGAAGGTAAGCCTTCCTATGATGAACGGCTGGCCGCCCAGCTCGCCCGTGATGGAACGCCTTGCTTCGCCTGTACTCCGGCACTGCTGCCTGTCCTGGTGGAGGGGGCGCTGAAGGGCCAGGAGCTGGGTGAGCTGGCGAAGCGGCTCGGGATGACACGGTAATTTTATGAGAAGAGGAAACACTTACTTTAGAATCACATATTGTGTAACATGCCGCTATCCTTTATAATCGGTTATTAAAAAGCACCTTTCGCTAGGCGCTGCTTGAAAGGAAATGAATTTCATTATGTCGAGGAAGCTCAGAGCGGGTATTGTTGGCGGTACCGGTATGGTCGGCCAGCGTTTCATTGCACTTTTGGAGAATCATCCATGGTTTCAGGTAACAGCGATTGCGGCGAGCGTGAATTCAGCCGGCAAGTCCTATGAGGAGTCTGTTCAAGGCAGATGGAAGCTGTCCACTCCTATGCCCGAAGCCGTCAAAGGCATCATGGTTCAAGACGCCTCCAAGGTGGAGGAAGTGGCTGCGGATGTGGATCTGATCTTCTGCGCCGTAGATATGAAGAAGGAAGAGATCAAGGCGCTGGAAGAGGCTTATGCGCGTACCGGAACTCCGGTGATTTCCAACAACTCGGCACACCGCTGGACACCGGATGTTCCGATGGTGATTCCCGAGATCAACCCGGAGCATCTGGAGGTCATCGCCCAGCAGCGCAAGCGTCTGGGGACAGAGACCGGCTTCATCGCCGTGAAACCTAACTGTTCCATTCAGAGTTATATGCCTACCCTGAATGCGCTTCATGAGTTCAAGCCTTCCAAGGTGGTTGTAACCACTTATCAGGCGATTTCAGGTGCAGGTAAGACCTTTACAGACTGGCCGGATATGGTGGATAACGTGATTCCTTACATCGGCGGAGAAGAAGAGAAGAGCGAGCAGGAGCCGCTGCGGATCTGGGGTAAGGTAACCAGTGAGGGGATTGTCCCAAGCACGCAGCCGGTAATCACCACACAGTGTATTCGTGTGCCTGTTGCTGACGGCCATATGGCGGCTGTCTTTGCCTCCTTTGAACAAAAGCCTTCCCGTGAAGAGATTCTGGAACGGTGGAACAGCTTCCAAGGGCGTCCGCAGCAGCTCGGTCTGCCGAGCGCGCCTAAGCAGTTCATCACGTATTTTGAGGAAGAGAACCGTCCGCAGACCCGTCTGGACCGTGACATTGAGAACGGCATGGGCATCTCCGCAGGGCGTCTGCGCGAGGATTCACTGTACGATTACAAATTCGTCAGCCTGTCCCACAACACGGTAAGAGGCGCTGCCGGCGGTGCGGTATTGATCGCTGAATTGCTTAAGGCCGAAGGATACATTCAGCCCAAATAAGCATCTCTATGCTCTTGGATGGATACCCGTTACGCAGCCTGCCGGAGGTTCTCCGCGCAGGCTGTTTGCAGTTGGACCTGACAATCCGCCCGAAATAATGGTAAGATAGAGTAATGTACGACGAAAACTGAATATTGACGGAGTGATATTGTGGCAAAAAGTAAAGGCGGCGGCACAGGCAGAGGAACAGGCAGCAAGGGCTGGACCCGTTGGAATAAGACGGCAAAACCCGTGAAGCCGGCCAAAAGCGGCCCTCCCGGAACCCCAGGCGCCAAAGGGGCCAAACCAGTCAAGCCAGCTAAGAGCGGCAGCGGCAGCAACAAAACCGGAGGCGCTAAATAAGCGGACATCTGCCCATTGATAATTACCAAATATAAGGGTTATAGGTTGGAGCAACATCTGATTTGTATGTGAATCAGGTGTTCTTTCATATGTAGGACCTGAAAGCGGGCACTTCATGAGAATTAATAAATATATCAGTGAGACTGGTGTTTATCCGCGCAGAGAGACGAACCGGCTGATTGCCGACGGAAGGATCACGATTAACGGGAAGGTCTGTGCGCCTGGAGCAAGTGTGGAGCCTGGAGATGCGGTGGCTGTAGACGGAATTACTGTGACTCCAGACCGGGAGGAGCAGGTCTATCTGGCGCTGAACAAGCCGGTAGGCATTACCTGTACTGCCGCCCGGCACGTGAAAGGGAATATAGTAGATTATATCAACTATCCCTCCCGGATTTTTGCTGTCGGCAGACTGGATAAGCACTCGGAAGGGCTGATTCTCCTGACCAATGACGGGTCGATTGTCAACCGGATGATGCGGTCTGAGCATAGTCATGAGAAGGAGTACCGGGTGAGCGTGGACAAGCCGGTCACGGAAGACTTTTTGGCGGAGATGTCAGCGGGTGTAGATATTCTGGAGACCCGGACCAAGCCATGCCTCACCCGGCGGATCTCGGACAGGGAGTTCATGATTATTCTGACCCAGGGGCTGAATCTGCAGATCCGCCGGATGTGCAAGGCGCTGGGCTACCGTGTGCTCCGCCTGGAGCGGGTGCGAATTATGCATATCACGCTCAGCGGTCTTCCGCAAGGGCAGTGGAGACGGCTAACGGAGGAAGAACTGGGGGAGCTCCACACACAACTGGATGGTTAACCGCAATTCACATACTAAGGTACAGGCTTCCGAAGCAGGCTCTGCGATGGGCACATAGGAAGTCTTGCTGCCACGACACGACATTTAGGAGGATCACATGCGGATTATAAGCTTATTAATAGCCTTAGCAATCATAGCGGGTTGCTCAAGAACAGGGGATGGCGGATCAGCAGATCCGTCCGCAGCGCCAGCCGCTTCCCCGGCAGCGGATCTCTCAGCAGTACCTGGAGGGCATCAGGAGGAAGACGCGGCTGCCGCAGCGCTCGCGGAAGTGTCCCCTGAAATAGCGGATGAGTATTCGGGCTTCGTACATATGGATGCGGTGCAGTTGAACGGGCAGATTTTTCAGGTATATTACTGGAACAAGGGAGAGTTCAGCTACACACAGTTCGCCATCGTCAAGGAGGGCAAAATGGTCTTTGACAGCAAGAAGGCCGGGCTTACCCTGGAAGGCGGCGACATTTGGAATGAGGAAGAGCAGCTCTGGGCCGAAGCGATTGTGCAGAACAACCGGAATACCTTCTTGTTCAGTCTGATGGATAACCGTCCCAAGTACGCGTCTATTGTGGTCGAAGAAATTGACGGCACGATGCAGGTAACCGTTAACGATCTGTTCAGCGTGAATTATGAGGATGTGGATCAGGACGGGAGCGAGGATCTGCTGGCCAGCCCTTATCCGGGGCAATCCCCTCTGGGTCCGGCGCTTATGGGCATCTACCAGCTGGAGGGGACGAATTATGTGCCGGATAAGCTGCTAACCAAGCGATATGCGGTCGATCAGCTTCAGCTCAGTGAGCAGGAGTATAAAAACAATCCGTCCGAGCAGACGTTAGAGCAGCTGCTGAACGCCTACCTGATTCTTGGACAACGCAGTGTCGCGCTGACGCGGTTCGAAGAGTTCCATGAGTGGGCCGGACAGCTTGCCGGTGACGGCGGTTATGTGGACGAATATCAACGGCTGCTGCGCAGCACGGAGACCGCTGAACAAATCAGCGGCTGGATGGACAAGCTGAAGCCGCTGCGTATAACGCGATAAGCCGGAGTGATCGCGGACAAGAAGAAAAGGGATTCCTAGGGCAGGTGATGCTGCTCCGGGAATCCCTTTTCATATACGAATGCGCCTATTGACTTATGAACCTTTTTCATATCATGGACAATATTCTGGGAGATAAAAGAGTTCAAATAATTCTGCAGCACGCCCAGCAGTCCTGACACAACCGTTGTAGCCAGTGAGGCGGCAACGAGCAGGAAGAGCAGCTGCAGATTCTTGTCCGGGAGCGCCCGGTCAATGATCTGCTGAATCAGGAGGGGAGGGAGCAGCCCCAGCACTGCGGATATGCACAGCACGGACATCACCAGCAGCGTCTGCTTCCAGTACGGCACGAAATATTTGACGATGCGTAATAGCAGCGCTTTGGATATCTCCGGCTTCGCCTCCTCCTCATCGAACTTTAATTTGCCATGCCCGAAGCCTCCTCCGGGTCCCATGCCTCTGAAGCCTCTTGACAATAGGGTCACCAGCTTTGCTCAAATTTTAGGGATACTATATATGTAAAAATAATCCTGAAACATGTCTGTCATGGGCATTATACGCCTGGATTTTACGGATGTAAATGCTAAACTGGATAGGCTGGCATGAACCGGAGAACGCGATTGCTGCCTTAAGCTTGGGAGGAGAGAAGCAGAATGATTATTGTTGCACAGGGATATGAAAATAAAGGGCTCCGCTACACGGTGAGATCCGCCTCACCGCAAGATGCCCTGCAGTTGTCCGCGCTGAGGCTGAAGATCGACGGGGAGACGGAGAATTTAGACCGGGTTCAGGGGGAAGGATTCATCGGCCCGGAGGGCTTCCGGTCGCTTATAGCGGCGGATACGGCCAGCGGCACGAACCTGTTCCTGGTTGCCGAGATTCAGGACAGGCTGGCGGGCTTCGCCAGATGTGAAGGAAGTCCGCTCCGCAGACTGGCCCATCAGGCCGAATTCGGAGTCGGAGTGCTGCAGGAGTTCTGGGGATACGGCATCGGCCGGAGCCTGCTGGAGCAGTCTATTGCCTGGGCGGATGCCATCAGCCTGGAGAAGCTGAGCTTGAAGGTTCTGGAGAGGAATGACAAGGCGATCCGGCTCTATGAGAGCCTGGGCTTCGAGGTTGAAGGTGTCCTGCGCAGAGACAAGCGGCTGGCAGACGGACAATTCTATTCTACTATTGTTATGGGCAGATTACGCGGGGACAGCGCAGAAGATTAATGATCTCGGATCTCGGCGGACAAAGGCCGAATGTATGCGGAAAACCGAACACAATGGGTGTGCGC
This genomic interval from Paenibacillus sp. FSL H8-0332 contains the following:
- a CDS encoding VWA domain-containing protein is translated as MGDEELKEELKHDDQNSALTRWRLILGQEAEAALPGYGQGSGRTLSEEELIMDAALAAIYNETGAGKADGGAAAGSKGRGAGSGHAAINLSKWLGDVRNFFPEDVVSVIQTDAMERKGWKQLLFEPELLAAVKPDIQLVGTLLALKGKIPEKTKDTARMLVQALVDELVKLLETDIRRAVTGALNKRQHSPLPSLSGLDWKRTIERNLKHYDAERRMIIPERFFYFDRARRSKEWTVIVDIDQSGSMASSVIWASVIGSIFASIPALNTRVVAFDTEVVDLTEQCANDPVDMLFGIQLGGGTDIHKSVKYCEQFIEEPKKTLFIIVSDLYENGNQAGLVRRMRELRESGVRTMTLLALSDEGKPSYDERLAAQLARDGTPCFACTPALLPVLVEGALKGQELGELAKRLGMTR
- the asd gene encoding aspartate-semialdehyde dehydrogenase, with translation MSRKLRAGIVGGTGMVGQRFIALLENHPWFQVTAIAASVNSAGKSYEESVQGRWKLSTPMPEAVKGIMVQDASKVEEVAADVDLIFCAVDMKKEEIKALEEAYARTGTPVISNNSAHRWTPDVPMVIPEINPEHLEVIAQQRKRLGTETGFIAVKPNCSIQSYMPTLNALHEFKPSKVVVTTYQAISGAGKTFTDWPDMVDNVIPYIGGEEEKSEQEPLRIWGKVTSEGIVPSTQPVITTQCIRVPVADGHMAAVFASFEQKPSREEILERWNSFQGRPQQLGLPSAPKQFITYFEEENRPQTRLDRDIENGMGISAGRLREDSLYDYKFVSLSHNTVRGAAGGAVLIAELLKAEGYIQPK
- a CDS encoding DUF3934 family protein, which gives rise to MVAKSKGGGTGRGTGSKGWTRWNKTAKPVKPAKSGPPGTPGAKGAKPVKPAKSGSGSNKTGGAK
- a CDS encoding pseudouridine synthase, translated to MRINKYISETGVYPRRETNRLIADGRITINGKVCAPGASVEPGDAVAVDGITVTPDREEQVYLALNKPVGITCTAARHVKGNIVDYINYPSRIFAVGRLDKHSEGLILLTNDGSIVNRMMRSEHSHEKEYRVSVDKPVTEDFLAEMSAGVDILETRTKPCLTRRISDREFMIILTQGLNLQIRRMCKALGYRVLRLERVRIMHITLSGLPQGQWRRLTEEELGELHTQLDG
- a CDS encoding GNAT family N-acetyltransferase, producing the protein MIIVAQGYENKGLRYTVRSASPQDALQLSALRLKIDGETENLDRVQGEGFIGPEGFRSLIAADTASGTNLFLVAEIQDRLAGFARCEGSPLRRLAHQAEFGVGVLQEFWGYGIGRSLLEQSIAWADAISLEKLSLKVLERNDKAIRLYESLGFEVEGVLRRDKRLADGQFYSTIVMGRLRGDSAED